Proteins from one Halopseudomonas pelagia genomic window:
- the treZ gene encoding malto-oligosyltrehalose trehalohydrolase — translation MTQTDTVTPQHGAQVQADGSTRFSLWAPNARNVTLVITDWVIAGDRPEVVMAAEQDGWFTARVPEAVGCRYRFRIDQQLEVPDPASRWQPEGAAGPSCVIDPRSYSWHVSDWLGRPWHETVLYEVHPGTMGGYSGIQAQLPRLAEMGITAIELMPLNEVPGERNWGYDGVLPFAPQSSYGTPEELRLLIDQAHALGLMVFVDVVYNHFGPEGNYLGEYAADFFRTDIVTPWGPAIDFRRPAVRSFFCENALMWLQDYRVDGLRLDAVHAISERSFLVELARQVRRVLPPERHVHLVLENEHNNAGLLAEGFDAQWNDDGHNTLHALLTGESESYYADFATDTTQKLARCLQEGFVYQGEPNRHGIARGEPSGGLPPTAFVLFLQNHDQVGNRALGERLIQLTEQPALKAATALLLLSPMIPLLFMGEEWGSEQPFQFFTDYHDELAQAVREGRRNEFSEFSAFADVVARNHIPDPNAAATFHASQPNWSDLQLPKHQEWTDYYRRLLQLRHQYIIPHLVGSRAEAAHVLADKAVTASWILGNQSRLRIDLNLSQSSVAIPPMAKTAEVIFGYGDAADHLPPLSVVVSVEAET, via the coding sequence GTGACGCAGACTGACACGGTGACCCCACAACATGGCGCTCAGGTACAGGCTGATGGTAGCACCCGCTTTTCTCTCTGGGCGCCGAATGCTCGGAACGTCACCCTGGTTATAACGGACTGGGTGATAGCGGGGGACAGGCCAGAAGTGGTCATGGCCGCCGAGCAGGACGGCTGGTTTACCGCACGGGTGCCCGAGGCTGTTGGTTGCCGCTACCGTTTCCGTATTGATCAGCAGCTGGAGGTGCCCGACCCGGCGTCGCGCTGGCAGCCCGAGGGCGCTGCGGGGCCCAGTTGTGTGATCGACCCGCGTTCATATAGCTGGCACGTCAGCGACTGGCTAGGCCGCCCTTGGCATGAGACGGTGCTCTACGAAGTTCATCCTGGCACCATGGGCGGTTACAGCGGCATACAAGCGCAATTGCCGCGACTAGCCGAGATGGGTATTACCGCGATTGAGCTCATGCCTCTAAATGAAGTGCCCGGGGAGCGCAATTGGGGTTATGACGGTGTATTACCTTTCGCGCCCCAGTCGTCCTACGGCACACCCGAGGAATTGCGCCTACTTATAGACCAGGCCCACGCGTTGGGTCTGATGGTGTTCGTCGATGTGGTGTATAACCACTTCGGGCCGGAGGGCAACTATCTTGGCGAGTACGCTGCGGATTTTTTTCGCACGGACATTGTGACTCCCTGGGGTCCGGCTATCGATTTTCGTCGGCCAGCGGTCCGCTCGTTCTTCTGTGAAAATGCCCTTATGTGGTTGCAGGACTACCGGGTCGACGGTCTGCGTCTGGACGCCGTACATGCGATCAGCGAACGGAGCTTCCTGGTGGAACTTGCCCGCCAGGTACGCCGCGTTTTACCACCCGAGCGCCACGTGCACCTGGTGCTGGAAAATGAACACAACAACGCAGGTTTGCTGGCCGAAGGGTTCGATGCCCAATGGAACGACGACGGGCACAATACCCTGCACGCCCTGCTTACCGGTGAAAGCGAAAGTTACTACGCTGACTTCGCCACGGACACCACACAGAAACTCGCCCGCTGCCTGCAGGAAGGTTTTGTCTACCAGGGCGAACCTAACCGGCATGGCATAGCGCGCGGCGAGCCCAGCGGTGGCTTGCCTCCCACCGCATTTGTTCTGTTTTTGCAGAATCATGACCAGGTGGGTAATCGCGCGCTCGGCGAACGCTTGATCCAGCTCACCGAACAACCTGCGCTGAAAGCCGCTACCGCGCTGTTGTTGTTAAGCCCCATGATCCCGCTGTTATTCATGGGTGAAGAATGGGGCAGCGAACAACCCTTTCAGTTTTTCACCGATTACCACGACGAGCTGGCGCAGGCAGTGCGCGAAGGCCGGCGTAACGAGTTCTCCGAATTTTCCGCCTTTGCCGACGTCGTTGCCCGCAACCACATACCTGATCCGAATGCTGCCGCGACTTTCCACGCGTCTCAGCCAAACTGGTCTGATCTGCAACTTCCCAAGCATCAGGAGTGGACTGACTACTATCGCCGGCTGCTGCAGCTTCGCCATCAATATATCATTCCACATCTTGTCGGTAGCCGCGCTGAAGCGGCTCATGTACTGGCCGACAAAGCGGTGACTGCCTCCTGGATTCTGGGCAATCAGAGCCGGCTGCGCATCGACCTGAACTTGTCCCAGTCGTCGGTGGCTATCCCGCCCATGGCCAAAACTGCCGAGGTGATATTCGGTTACGGCGACGCCGCCGATCATCTACCGCCACTTAGCGTGGTTGTCAGCGTGGAGGCCGAGACATGA
- the glgA gene encoding glycogen synthase GlgA translates to MGKALTKETIEDNSHNAPIEPTLIQEPVDILPIHRKKILFVTSELADLVKVGGLGDVSAALPRALSRYHWVRVMVPGYPQVINSGYPIQVIANLPGYAALPPCQIGRMTLEDGLTLYVVICPELYDRPGTPYGDNNGRDWPDNHIRFARFGLAAAALASGEVCPSWQPDLVHAHDWPAALTPAYMTWRGQHTPTVFTVHNLAYQGLCEMHCAVELGLPPEALNLDGVEFYGKLSFLKAGLTYADHITTVSKTYAREITAPEMGCGLHGLLSQRAENQQLSGFVNGIDKCWDPQTDCHLVQNFSAGEWEARRANTRYVEQLFGLQPSEGPLFSIVSRLVEQKGLNLLPGVIEQIIAGGGRLVVLGQGQPELEQMIAELAQRFPEHVGFHRGFNEPDARRIFAGSDFLLMPSRYEPCGLSQSYAQCFGSLPIAHRTGGLADTIEDDQTGFLFDEMTAGSFASAIERALNTYLLPPLLEAMRCKAMQAPQYWLQAAKPYAQLYHSLAEQSLFASLARPGRDQRAQSL, encoded by the coding sequence ATGGGTAAGGCTCTGACTAAGGAGACAATTGAAGATAATTCCCACAACGCTCCAATCGAGCCTACCCTGATTCAGGAACCAGTTGATATTCTGCCCATTCATCGCAAGAAAATCTTGTTCGTTACGTCTGAGCTGGCAGACCTGGTCAAGGTCGGCGGCTTGGGCGATGTTTCTGCCGCTTTACCCCGCGCCTTGTCGCGGTATCACTGGGTCAGGGTCATGGTCCCTGGCTACCCGCAGGTAATCAATAGCGGCTACCCGATCCAGGTCATCGCCAATTTGCCCGGCTACGCCGCTCTGCCACCTTGCCAGATCGGGCGCATGACACTTGAAGATGGTTTGACCCTGTATGTGGTCATATGCCCGGAGCTTTACGACCGTCCTGGTACTCCGTATGGCGACAACAATGGCCGTGACTGGCCGGATAATCATATACGCTTCGCGCGCTTTGGTCTTGCCGCTGCAGCCCTCGCATCTGGTGAGGTCTGCCCCAGTTGGCAACCGGATCTGGTCCATGCGCATGACTGGCCCGCAGCTCTCACCCCGGCTTACATGACCTGGCGCGGCCAACATACGCCCACGGTGTTTACCGTCCACAACCTGGCTTACCAGGGTCTGTGTGAGATGCACTGTGCGGTGGAGTTGGGCCTGCCCCCTGAGGCGCTGAATCTCGATGGGGTTGAGTTTTACGGAAAGTTGTCGTTTCTCAAGGCCGGCCTTACCTATGCCGATCACATTACAACCGTCAGCAAGACCTACGCTCGGGAAATCACCGCACCCGAGATGGGATGCGGGTTGCATGGTTTGCTCAGCCAGAGGGCCGAAAATCAGCAGCTTAGCGGCTTTGTAAACGGCATCGACAAATGCTGGGATCCGCAAACCGATTGCCATCTGGTGCAGAACTTCAGCGCCGGCGAGTGGGAGGCACGGCGTGCCAATACACGGTATGTCGAGCAACTGTTCGGTTTGCAACCCTCGGAGGGCCCGCTGTTTTCGATTGTTTCCCGCCTGGTGGAGCAAAAAGGATTGAACCTGCTACCCGGCGTTATCGAACAGATCATCGCGGGCGGTGGCCGGCTGGTGGTACTCGGTCAGGGACAGCCGGAACTGGAGCAAATGATCGCCGAGTTGGCACAACGATTCCCGGAGCATGTCGGTTTTCATCGCGGCTTCAATGAACCCGATGCTCGGCGCATTTTCGCTGGCAGTGATTTTCTGCTCATGCCTTCGCGTTATGAGCCCTGTGGTCTGAGTCAGAGCTATGCGCAGTGCTTCGGTTCGCTGCCGATAGCCCATCGTACCGGTGGGCTGGCGGACACCATTGAAGATGACCAAACGGGTTTCCTGTTCGACGAGATGACCGCTGGCAGCTTTGCCTCTGCTATAGAGCGGGCGTTGAATACTTACCTGCTTCCACCGCTGCTTGAGGCCATGCGTTGCAAAGCTATGCAGGCGCCCCAATATTGGCTGCAAGCCGCCAAACCCTACGCTCAGCTGTACCACAGTCTGGCGGAACAATCCTTGTTCGCCAGTCTCGCTCGGCCGGGTCGGGATCAGAGGGCGCAGTCACTGTGA
- a CDS encoding CinA family protein, with protein sequence MSVAQNIEDVIQFIKQRKLLLCTAESCTAGLVASRVADVPGSGAILEISFTVYSPEAKKHNLGVSAQTIDRYGLTSEEVASEMALGALANSRATIALANTGKATSDDELDGVVCFACAMEVANKRYVVHETVHFDGSRNEVRMAAAEYVLLHLPVYYQQLMNKSPK encoded by the coding sequence ATGTCAGTAGCCCAAAATATAGAAGACGTTATTCAATTCATTAAGCAACGTAAGCTTTTGCTGTGTACCGCAGAGTCTTGCACGGCGGGGCTGGTAGCCTCTCGTGTGGCTGACGTGCCGGGAAGTGGCGCGATCCTTGAAATCAGCTTTACGGTCTATTCGCCAGAAGCAAAGAAACATAATCTCGGTGTTTCGGCGCAGACCATCGATAGATATGGCCTGACCAGCGAAGAAGTTGCCAGTGAGATGGCCCTTGGGGCATTGGCAAACTCCAGAGCAACTATTGCACTGGCCAATACAGGTAAAGCAACTTCAGATGACGAGCTTGACGGCGTGGTTTGCTTTGCTTGCGCAATGGAAGTGGCAAACAAGCGTTATGTGGTGCATGAAACGGTTCACTTTGACGGCAGCCGTAATGAGGTGCGAATGGCTGCCGCAGAATACGTGCTCTTGCATCTTCCGGTTTATTACCAGCAGTTGATGAACAAGAGCCCCAAGTAG
- a CDS encoding FKBP-type peptidyl-prolyl cis-trans isomerase codes for MKRNLLAASVALSILTLAGCGEKEPELSSSIQQASYGIGLNMGESLLNDGLDDIDPDALALGMQDALGGTEPRLSEEELTAAFTELQTRAEERSTELAEEALSANEDFLAENAKREGVTTTASGLQYEVITEGEGEEQPAESDVVTVHYEGKLVDGTVFDSSISRGEPVELPVNGVIPGWVETLQLMNVGDKWKVTIPSELAYGARSPSPVIPPNSVLVFELELLGIQGDE; via the coding sequence ATGAAGCGTAATTTACTGGCAGCCAGCGTTGCACTCAGTATTCTCACCCTGGCAGGTTGTGGGGAAAAAGAGCCGGAGCTTTCCAGCTCTATCCAGCAGGCCTCCTACGGTATCGGTCTGAACATGGGCGAAAGTCTGCTTAACGATGGTCTGGATGATATCGATCCGGATGCGCTGGCGCTGGGTATGCAAGATGCATTGGGCGGTACTGAGCCACGTTTGAGCGAAGAAGAACTGACCGCGGCATTCACCGAGTTGCAGACGCGCGCTGAAGAGCGCAGCACTGAGCTGGCTGAAGAGGCGTTGTCGGCCAATGAAGACTTTCTGGCGGAGAATGCCAAGCGCGAAGGCGTAACCACCACTGCTTCGGGTCTGCAGTATGAAGTGATCACCGAAGGTGAGGGTGAAGAGCAGCCCGCAGAGAGCGATGTAGTAACAGTGCATTATGAAGGCAAGCTGGTCGACGGAACTGTATTTGATAGCTCCATCAGCCGCGGCGAGCCCGTGGAACTGCCGGTTAATGGCGTCATTCCTGGCTGGGTTGAGACCTTGCAGTTGATGAATGTGGGCGACAAGTGGAAGGTCACCATTCCAAGCGAACTGGCCTATGGCGCGCGTAGCCCGAGCCCGGTGATTCCGCCGAACTCGGTGTTGGTGTTCGAGCTGGAACTACTTGGCATTCAAGGCGACGAATAA
- a CDS encoding carboxy terminal-processing peptidase, protein MKRFNSLRTTCLVAFFAIGTHAVAEEQPANLDLDSIQPTRDQMVASLNTVELLRRHHYNRIRLDDALSSDIFDGYMRQLDPQRSLFTAEDLQAFEEYRYRLDDLLLAGDLTIGFAMHKRQIERLSQRLEFANSLLDEDLQSLDFSSDQQILADREKAEWVATDIDLLQLWRHQIKDEVLRLKLAGRDMDAIQELLSKRYKGQALRLTQTRSEDVFQNYINAFAQVYDPHTQYMSPENAENFDINMSLSLEGIGAVLQADEEFTKIVRLVPAGPAAKSQKLAPADRIIAVGQEEKEMVDVVGWRLDEVVKLIRGPKGSNVRLEVIPASNPPTDLSSREVVLVREAVKLEDQAAASSIIKYGSGENEQRIGVIEVPGFYIDFKAQRRGDPEYRSTTRDVRRLLEEMEAENVDGLVLDLRNNGGGSLQEATELTGLFIDRGPTVQVRDTDGQVQVLDDPDAGISYKGPMAVLVNRLSASASEIFAGAMQDYGRALVVGEPTFGKGTVQSIQPLNHGELKLTLAKFYRVSGQSTQNRGVVPDITYPSLLDTTEIGESYLPRALPWDTIEPADYAIGNQVSPFVKRLNERHQLRAANDPEFTYTLARVELDRGIKDREYLPLNEAVRREQQEAFDATLLKLENQRRVAQGEEPLKELEETDPLLELNPVAADEDDAEEDPFLAETGQILIDLLELQHQVADAS, encoded by the coding sequence ATGAAACGCTTCAACAGCCTGCGTACCACCTGCCTAGTTGCGTTCTTCGCAATCGGCACTCATGCCGTGGCAGAAGAACAGCCGGCCAACCTCGACCTGGACAGCATCCAGCCCACGCGTGATCAGATGGTAGCCAGCCTGAATACGGTTGAGCTTCTACGCCGCCATCACTACAACCGTATTCGCCTGGACGACGCTTTGTCGAGCGACATTTTCGACGGTTATATGCGTCAATTGGATCCCCAGCGCAGCTTGTTTACCGCAGAGGATCTTCAAGCCTTCGAAGAGTACCGTTATCGTCTGGATGATCTCCTGCTCGCCGGCGATCTGACCATTGGTTTTGCAATGCACAAGCGTCAGATAGAGCGTTTGAGCCAGCGTCTGGAGTTTGCCAACAGCCTGCTTGATGAAGACCTGCAAAGCCTGGACTTCAGCTCCGACCAGCAGATTCTGGCCGACCGTGAAAAGGCTGAATGGGTTGCGACCGATATTGATCTGCTGCAGTTATGGCGGCATCAGATCAAGGATGAGGTACTACGGCTGAAATTGGCGGGTCGGGATATGGACGCCATCCAGGAGCTGTTGAGCAAGCGCTACAAGGGCCAGGCCCTGCGCCTGACCCAAACGCGCAGCGAGGATGTATTTCAGAACTACATCAATGCCTTTGCCCAGGTCTATGATCCGCACACTCAGTACATGTCTCCGGAGAATGCGGAGAACTTCGATATCAACATGAGCCTGTCGCTCGAAGGTATTGGCGCCGTGCTCCAGGCCGATGAAGAATTCACCAAGATCGTCCGCCTGGTACCCGCCGGTCCCGCTGCAAAAAGCCAGAAACTGGCGCCTGCTGATCGGATTATTGCCGTTGGCCAGGAAGAGAAGGAGATGGTCGACGTCGTTGGCTGGCGTCTTGACGAAGTCGTCAAGCTGATTCGCGGCCCCAAAGGCTCCAACGTCCGCCTGGAAGTTATTCCGGCTAGTAACCCACCTACCGACTTGAGTAGCCGTGAAGTGGTGCTGGTGCGTGAAGCCGTCAAGCTGGAAGACCAGGCCGCAGCCTCGTCCATCATCAAGTATGGCAGCGGGGAAAACGAACAGCGCATCGGCGTGATCGAAGTCCCCGGTTTTTACATCGATTTCAAAGCCCAGCGCAGGGGTGATCCCGAATACCGCAGCACCACACGGGACGTGCGCCGCCTGCTTGAGGAGATGGAGGCCGAGAACGTTGATGGCCTGGTGTTGGACTTGCGTAACAATGGCGGCGGCTCGCTGCAGGAAGCTACCGAACTGACCGGCCTGTTTATTGATCGCGGCCCTACGGTGCAAGTACGCGACACCGATGGGCAAGTACAGGTGCTGGATGATCCCGACGCGGGCATTTCCTACAAGGGCCCCATGGCTGTGCTGGTCAACCGCCTGTCCGCCTCGGCCTCGGAAATTTTTGCCGGAGCCATGCAGGACTACGGCCGCGCTTTAGTGGTGGGTGAGCCTACTTTTGGCAAAGGCACCGTACAGTCCATTCAACCGCTGAACCATGGCGAGCTGAAACTGACGCTGGCCAAGTTCTACCGTGTATCCGGGCAGAGCACGCAGAATCGCGGTGTAGTGCCAGATATTACCTACCCGTCGCTGCTCGATACCACCGAGATCGGCGAAAGCTACCTGCCCCGCGCGCTTCCCTGGGACACCATTGAGCCGGCTGACTACGCTATTGGCAATCAGGTCAGCCCCTTCGTCAAGCGTCTTAACGAGCGCCACCAACTACGGGCCGCCAACGACCCGGAGTTTACCTACACGCTCGCCAGGGTAGAGCTGGACCGAGGGATCAAGGATCGCGAATACCTGCCGCTCAACGAAGCCGTGCGCCGTGAGCAACAGGAAGCCTTCGACGCGACCCTGCTGAAGCTGGAAAACCAGCGTCGGGTGGCTCAGGGAGAAGAACCGCTCAAGGAACTGGAAGAAACCGATCCATTACTTGAGCTGAACCCGGTTGCTGCGGACGAAGATGACGCCGAAGAGGATCCTTTCCTGGCGGAAACCGGGCAGATTCTGATCGACCTGCTGGAGCTGCAACATCAAGTAGCCGACGCCAGTTAA
- a CDS encoding NAD(P)H-quinone oxidoreductase, producing the protein MRGLQAEGGSLEWREQPAVELQDGQVRVAIKAAGLNRADLLQKAGMYPPPAGVTPVLGLECAGTVLEVKGASRWSPGDRVCGLLAGGGMAEEVVVDGRHLLPVPAELSWAEAAALPEVFATAWLNVFELGAAQPGEKVLIHAGASGVGTAAIQICKALGNPCWVTLSSEDKLQACIALGATGGALRQNGIMALQPEGPFNVVLDPVGGTYAEHHLDLIALDGRWVVIGLMGGREAKLDLGKMLVKRIQLTGSTLRTRSDNYKADLLARMEERLWPLFAKGELKPMVAKTFSFEQAEAAFAELAEDKIVGKVILVKE; encoded by the coding sequence GTGAGAGGATTGCAAGCTGAGGGCGGCTCCCTGGAATGGCGTGAACAGCCCGCTGTAGAGCTGCAGGATGGGCAGGTACGAGTGGCCATTAAGGCTGCCGGACTGAATCGTGCTGATTTGTTACAGAAGGCGGGGATGTATCCTCCGCCTGCTGGGGTAACGCCGGTACTGGGATTGGAGTGCGCAGGCACCGTTCTGGAGGTCAAGGGCGCGAGTCGCTGGTCCCCGGGCGACCGGGTCTGTGGCCTGTTGGCCGGGGGCGGCATGGCGGAAGAGGTGGTCGTCGATGGCCGGCATCTGTTGCCGGTCCCTGCGGAGTTGAGCTGGGCCGAAGCCGCTGCTCTGCCGGAGGTGTTTGCCACCGCCTGGCTGAACGTGTTCGAGCTGGGCGCGGCGCAACCGGGGGAGAAGGTGCTTATTCATGCTGGTGCCAGCGGGGTAGGTACCGCGGCGATCCAGATATGCAAAGCGCTGGGCAATCCCTGCTGGGTGACGCTGAGCAGTGAAGACAAGCTGCAGGCCTGTATCGCCCTGGGCGCTACCGGCGGGGCTTTGCGCCAGAACGGCATCATGGCCTTGCAGCCTGAAGGTCCGTTCAATGTGGTGCTGGACCCGGTCGGCGGCACTTACGCCGAGCACCATCTAGACCTGATTGCCCTGGATGGTCGTTGGGTAGTTATTGGTTTGATGGGTGGCCGTGAGGCAAAGCTGGATCTGGGCAAGATGCTGGTCAAGCGCATTCAACTGACTGGCTCGACCCTGCGCACCCGCAGCGACAACTACAAGGCGGACCTGCTGGCGCGGATGGAAGAGCGTCTGTGGCCGCTCTTTGCCAAGGGTGAGCTAAAGCCGATGGTAGCCAAAACTTTCAGTTTTGAGCAGGCCGAGGCCGCTTTTGCTGAGCTGGCTGAGGACAAGATCGTCGGTAAGGTGATTCTGGTCAAAGAGTGA
- a CDS encoding M18 family aminopeptidase: MTHSAINQSLADFIQASPTPFHATEQLAQRLVAAGYEHLDERTDWALKEGGRYVVTRNGSSLIAFSLGRPEQLHTGIRLAGAHTDSPCLKVKPQPELEQQGLWQLGVEVYGGALLAPWFDRDLSLAGRLTFRTGDGHLDSRLIDFKRPIATIPSLAIHLNRGANDGVAINAQTDLPPLLAHCHEPKRQLRDLLKQQLLDEYPDCQAEQVLDYELSFYDTQAPATLGLQGDFFSSARLDNLLSCHAGLTALLESDGAQPCVLVCTDHEEIGSSSACGADGPFLEDVLTRLLPDNAERIRALQHSVMVSADNAHAVHPNFADRHDGNHGPKLNAGPVIKINSNQRYATNSETAAFFRHLCDQAEVPVQSFVVRSDMGCGSTIGPITASRLGVRTVDIGVPTFAMHSIRELAGSQDAAYLIKVLTHYFNSAQLI, encoded by the coding sequence ATGACCCACTCCGCGATCAACCAGTCGTTGGCTGATTTCATCCAGGCATCACCCACGCCTTTTCATGCTACCGAGCAACTGGCGCAGCGGCTGGTAGCTGCCGGTTATGAACATCTGGACGAACGAACGGACTGGGCATTGAAAGAGGGTGGGCGCTACGTGGTCACCCGCAACGGCTCATCACTGATCGCCTTCAGCCTCGGCCGTCCGGAGCAATTGCACACCGGTATACGCCTGGCCGGTGCGCATACCGACAGCCCTTGCCTGAAGGTAAAGCCGCAGCCCGAGCTGGAGCAACAGGGACTCTGGCAGTTGGGCGTCGAAGTGTACGGGGGTGCATTGCTTGCACCCTGGTTTGATCGCGACCTGTCCCTCGCCGGTCGTTTGACCTTTCGTACTGGCGATGGGCACCTGGACAGCCGGTTGATTGACTTCAAACGCCCGATCGCGACCATACCCAGCCTGGCTATTCACCTTAATCGCGGGGCCAATGACGGCGTAGCGATTAATGCGCAGACTGATCTACCGCCACTGCTCGCACATTGCCATGAGCCGAAACGACAACTGCGTGACCTGCTCAAGCAACAGTTGCTGGACGAATACCCCGATTGCCAAGCTGAGCAAGTGCTGGATTACGAGCTGAGTTTCTACGATACCCAAGCTCCCGCGACCCTGGGACTGCAGGGCGACTTTTTCAGCTCTGCACGGCTCGACAACCTGCTCTCGTGCCACGCCGGCCTGACAGCTCTGCTGGAGAGCGACGGCGCCCAACCCTGCGTGCTGGTCTGTACCGATCACGAGGAAATTGGCTCCAGCTCCGCCTGCGGCGCGGATGGCCCCTTCCTGGAAGACGTGTTGACGCGCCTGCTACCCGATAATGCCGAGCGCATTCGCGCATTACAGCATTCCGTGATGGTGTCTGCCGACAACGCCCATGCGGTACACCCGAATTTTGCCGATCGCCACGACGGCAATCATGGGCCCAAGCTGAATGCCGGGCCGGTGATCAAGATCAACAGCAACCAGCGTTACGCCACCAACAGCGAAACGGCCGCCTTCTTCCGCCATCTGTGTGATCAGGCCGAGGTGCCGGTACAAAGTTTTGTAGTACGCAGCGATATGGGCTGTGGCAGCACCATCGGGCCAATAACCGCTAGCCGTCTAGGTGTCAGGACCGTGGATATCGGTGTGCCGACCTTTGCCATGCATTCAATTAGGGAGTTGGCGGGTAGCCAGGATGCGGCTTATTTGATCAAGGTGCTGACGCACTACTTTAATAGCGCCCAACTTATCTGA
- a CDS encoding RluA family pseudouridine synthase gives MPLTDIRILHEDPAFMIVCKPSMLLSVPGRAEDNKDCLITRLQDNGYPEARIVHRLDWETSGLLVLGRNADSHRELSRQFHDRETQKTYIALCWGQPEADSGHIDLPLRYDPPNKPRHIVDHEAGKHAQTFWRVLERQTDYCRVELTPITGRSHQLRVHMLSIGHPLLGDQLYAHEQALAACPRLALHAASLGIRHPVNGKPMLFESPAPF, from the coding sequence ATGCCCCTGACTGACATCCGCATCCTGCATGAGGATCCGGCCTTCATGATCGTCTGTAAGCCGTCCATGCTGTTATCGGTACCTGGACGTGCGGAGGACAACAAGGACTGCCTGATTACTCGCCTGCAGGACAACGGTTACCCCGAAGCTCGAATCGTGCATCGCCTGGACTGGGAAACCTCCGGCCTGCTGGTTCTGGGCAGAAACGCCGATAGCCATCGTGAGTTATCCCGCCAGTTCCATGATCGCGAGACACAAAAAACCTATATTGCGCTGTGCTGGGGGCAACCCGAAGCCGATTCCGGGCATATCGATTTGCCGCTGCGTTATGACCCACCGAACAAACCGCGGCATATAGTCGACCATGAGGCCGGCAAGCACGCGCAGACATTCTGGCGCGTACTTGAGCGACAGACCGACTACTGCCGGGTCGAGCTCACCCCGATAACCGGGCGCTCACATCAACTTCGCGTGCATATGTTATCTATCGGCCATCCGTTGCTTGGCGATCAGCTCTACGCCCACGAGCAGGCACTGGCGGCCTGCCCAAGACTCGCCCTGCACGCCGCGAGCCTGGGTATACGCCACCCGGTGAATGGCAAGCCCATGTTGTTTGAAAGCCCCGCTCCCTTTTGA
- the minE gene encoding cell division topological specificity factor MinE — MSLFDYFRDRKKTPSTASMAKERLQIIVAHERGQRSQPDYLPQLQQEIIDVISKYVKIDRDQVHVALENQDDCSILELNITLPERP, encoded by the coding sequence ATGAGTCTTTTCGACTATTTCCGTGATCGCAAGAAAACACCTTCGACGGCCTCCATGGCCAAGGAGCGCCTGCAGATCATTGTTGCGCACGAGCGGGGCCAGCGCTCACAGCCTGATTACCTGCCGCAATTGCAGCAGGAAATCATTGATGTGATCAGCAAGTACGTGAAGATCGACCGCGATCAAGTGCACGTCGCCCTGGAAAACCAGGATGATTGCTCCATTCTGGAACTCAACATCACTTTGCCAGAACGTCCCTGA
- the minD gene encoding septum site-determining protein MinD, with protein MAKVIVVTSGKGGVGKTTTSAAIGTGLALRGFKTVIVDFDVGLRNLDLIMGCERRVVYDFVNLINGDSNLNQTLIKDKRCEKLFILPASQTRDKDALTEDGVERVLNELKETFDYIVCDSPAGIEKGAHLAMYFADEAVVVTNPEVSSVRDSDRMLGLLASKSRLAEKGEKIKEHLLLTRYNPERVENGEMLSVSDVEDILSIPLLGVIPESQAVLKASNQGVPVIMDEASDAGQAYGDAVDRLLGEEKPHRFLEAQKKGLLQRLFGGR; from the coding sequence TTGGCTAAAGTTATTGTCGTCACCTCAGGCAAAGGCGGCGTGGGCAAAACCACTACCAGCGCTGCCATCGGCACCGGACTCGCTCTGCGTGGATTCAAAACCGTCATCGTCGACTTTGATGTCGGCCTGCGTAATCTGGACCTGATCATGGGCTGCGAGCGCCGCGTGGTTTATGATTTCGTCAATCTTATCAACGGTGATTCAAACCTGAATCAGACCCTGATCAAGGACAAGCGCTGCGAGAAGCTGTTTATCCTGCCCGCATCGCAAACCCGCGACAAAGATGCCCTGACCGAAGATGGCGTCGAACGCGTACTCAACGAGCTGAAAGAAACTTTCGACTATATCGTCTGTGATTCGCCGGCCGGTATCGAGAAAGGCGCCCATCTGGCGATGTATTTTGCTGACGAAGCAGTGGTTGTAACCAACCCTGAAGTATCCTCGGTGCGTGACTCCGACCGTATGCTCGGGCTGTTGGCGAGCAAATCTCGGCTGGCCGAGAAAGGCGAGAAGATCAAGGAGCACTTGCTGCTGACGCGTTATAACCCCGAGCGGGTAGAAAACGGCGAAATGCTCTCGGTCAGCGACGTCGAAGATATTCTCTCGATTCCGCTACTCGGTGTTATTCCGGAATCCCAGGCGGTGCTCAAGGCCTCCAACCAGGGCGTACCCGTGATCATGGATGAAGCCAGCGATGCAGGTCAGGCCTACGGCGATGCCGTTGATCGTCTGCTCGGCGAAGAAAAGCCGCACCGCTTCCTTGAGGCACAAAAGAAAGGCCTTCTGCAGCGCCTGTTCGGAGGTCGCTAA